Proteins co-encoded in one Spirosoma endbachense genomic window:
- a CDS encoding Crp/Fnr family transcriptional regulator, translating into MKNILFDFISKYISLTEEEKNVIVSLDIFFSLKKGTTLLKAGQRSNESYFVLKGCIRTYYVVEGDEKTTAFYTEMDALTPPCVTSKTPSDYYVSCVEDSILLVSNAEMEVEINSKFPKFDIMCKLLAEELLAKQRIDFDEFKNSSPEQRYLNLIQKRPDLLQRVPQHQLASYLGIKPQSLSRLRARITEKDKG; encoded by the coding sequence ATGAAGAATATTCTATTTGACTTTATCTCAAAATACATTTCGCTGACCGAAGAAGAGAAGAACGTAATCGTTTCGTTGGACATATTCTTCTCCCTAAAGAAAGGGACGACTTTACTCAAGGCAGGACAACGATCGAACGAAAGCTACTTTGTTCTAAAGGGCTGTATTCGGACCTATTATGTGGTAGAGGGTGATGAAAAAACGACTGCTTTCTACACCGAAATGGACGCATTGACACCTCCTTGTGTGACCAGCAAAACTCCCTCCGACTATTATGTAAGTTGTGTAGAAGACAGTATTCTTTTAGTTTCCAATGCTGAAATGGAAGTAGAAATAAACAGTAAATTTCCAAAGTTTGACATAATGTGTAAACTACTGGCAGAAGAATTGTTAGCTAAACAGCGAATAGACTTTGACGAGTTTAAGAATTCTTCCCCTGAGCAACGCTACCTGAACTTAATCCAAAAAAGACCGGACCTACTTCAGCGTGTGCCTCAGCATCAGTTAGCGAGCTATTTAGGTATCAAACCCCAGTCATTAAGCAGATTAAGAGCCAGAATTACAGAGAAAGATAAGGGGTAA
- a CDS encoding Crp/Fnr family transcriptional regulator, translating into MDTNRLLTELQARHDFPAGQFPQFLALFDPLYIQKNQIVFLAGDIVSYAYFIVKGCLRQYYVNAEGVENTIYFAEEGGWTGEMSSFIHRVPTTMNLQALEDSQALVLTRTNWELATRTFPDYALYQIKNRARNITRLKEQIGHAQTDTPDQKYRRLLTEKPHLLQRLAQYQIANYLGVTPETYSRIRKRNTPL; encoded by the coding sequence ATGGACACGAATCGATTGCTCACCGAATTACAAGCTAGACATGACTTCCCAGCCGGGCAATTTCCTCAATTTCTGGCCTTATTTGACCCCCTTTATATCCAGAAAAACCAAATCGTTTTTCTAGCGGGCGACATCGTGTCCTACGCCTATTTTATTGTTAAAGGCTGCCTGCGCCAGTATTATGTCAACGCCGAGGGTGTTGAGAACACCATCTATTTTGCCGAAGAAGGCGGGTGGACTGGGGAAATGAGCAGTTTTATCCACCGGGTACCCACCACCATGAACTTACAGGCCCTGGAAGATTCCCAGGCCCTGGTGCTTACACGAACTAACTGGGAACTGGCTACCCGAACCTTTCCTGATTATGCCCTCTACCAGATTAAAAACCGGGCGCGGAACATTACCCGCTTGAAGGAGCAGATTGGCCACGCTCAAACCGATACCCCCGATCAGAAGTACCGCCGGTTGCTGACCGAAAAGCCGCATCTCCTCCAGCGATTGGCCCAGTACCAGATCGCTAACTATCTGGGCGTAACCCCGGAAACCTATAGTCGCATCCGAAAACGGAATACGCCCCTCTAA
- a CDS encoding DUF3667 domain-containing protein codes for MTCQTCGHLNQENFCPNCGEKRFDPHSLTLSHVSEEILEGFTHADHTLLRTLKTLLFRPGQLTAEYVVGRRVIYMKPLGLFLVVNLVFFLLASYNAFNQPLSSFLNYANYTAFGTKQALQRALDHAHQTLDTYQPLFDASMKASSKAYLIVLIPLYTLIFGVLMWSARRTWIEHLIFSTHFLSFVLIFFLLQQLLVVMPLIGLIGLHQWEVRGDLIVSLVGLAFVGFYLARGFRRFYGTGPVWSAFAALLSTILFTGVVMAYRLLLFYKIVWLSH; via the coding sequence ATGACCTGCCAGACTTGCGGCCATCTCAATCAGGAAAACTTTTGTCCCAACTGTGGGGAAAAACGCTTCGATCCCCATAGTTTAACCCTCAGCCATGTCTCGGAAGAAATCCTGGAGGGCTTTACCCATGCGGATCATACACTGCTGAGAACTCTAAAGACTTTACTGTTTCGACCCGGTCAGCTCACGGCCGAGTATGTAGTCGGCCGACGCGTTATTTACATGAAGCCCCTGGGCCTTTTTTTAGTGGTTAACCTGGTGTTCTTTCTGCTGGCAAGCTACAATGCCTTCAATCAGCCACTGAGTAGCTTTCTGAACTACGCCAATTATACCGCTTTTGGGACCAAACAGGCCCTGCAGCGTGCCCTGGATCATGCCCACCAGACGCTGGACACCTATCAGCCCCTCTTCGATGCGTCGATGAAAGCTAGTTCCAAAGCCTATCTAATAGTTCTCATACCGCTATACACGTTAATTTTTGGTGTATTGATGTGGTCGGCTCGACGGACATGGATTGAGCATCTGATTTTCTCAACCCACTTTCTGAGTTTTGTCTTGATCTTCTTTTTACTCCAGCAGTTATTGGTCGTTATGCCCCTCATCGGATTAATTGGCCTTCACCAATGGGAAGTGCGGGGCGATTTGATCGTAAGCCTGGTAGGCTTGGCTTTTGTCGGCTTTTATCTGGCTCGTGGCTTTAGGCGATTTTATGGCACAGGTCCAGTTTGGTCCGCATTCGCTGCCCTCCTTAGTACGATTCTTTTTACGGGTGTGGTTATGGCGTATCGGCTTCTTCTGTTTTACAAGATCGTTTGGCTGAGCCATTAA
- a CDS encoding DUF4082 domain-containing protein codes for MRSSLLFVAPFFALLLGLGACGSKDSPPPVENPITQYLDADTTLKRAAYGPNAIEFGLVFSATVDGKLTEVGCEMPDPGSYRVSVWDNQTKALLRQKTIEQSSPGKLTMSSIDALALTANKKYIISINSQSGGVNRKYHSVIKKAGGEFIPFTKGSILVYNTSYRTTAMAVFPDEINNLKQVVYGYPEFTFVKD; via the coding sequence ATGCGATCTTCTCTGCTCTTTGTTGCCCCTTTTTTTGCTCTGCTCCTTGGCCTGGGTGCCTGCGGCTCAAAGGATTCTCCCCCTCCGGTTGAAAACCCCATTACCCAGTACCTGGATGCCGACACTACCCTCAAACGGGCTGCTTATGGTCCAAATGCAATTGAGTTTGGCCTTGTGTTTAGTGCTACGGTCGACGGAAAACTAACGGAAGTGGGTTGCGAAATGCCCGATCCCGGTTCGTACCGGGTTAGTGTCTGGGACAACCAGACCAAGGCACTACTGCGGCAGAAAACCATTGAGCAGTCGTCGCCCGGAAAACTAACGATGAGCAGCATCGACGCCCTTGCCCTAACGGCCAATAAAAAATACATCATAAGTATCAATAGCCAGTCGGGGGGAGTGAACAGGAAGTATCATTCCGTGATAAAAAAGGCAGGGGGCGAATTTATTCCCTTTACGAAAGGGAGTATTCTGGTGTATAACACCAGTTACCGGACTACCGCGATGGCCGTTTTTCCCGATGAAATCAATAACCTCAAGCAAGTCGTGTACGGCTATCCAGAATTCACGTTTGTAAAAGACTAA
- a CDS encoding RNA polymerase sigma-70 factor — MPQPLFQLLDKSDNPIRPLRPTGSTSLENDPDWPLRQVLETNPWEACEVLFRKYYVALCSHASRFVYSKEAAEDIVSEVFYQFYKEESYKTVTISYKAYLMQAVRYRAYDYVRWELSKSRRGTAVDSVNITDQQPSPSEIVQYDELYQRIEQTIDQLPQQTKRVFILSRFEGRKYQEIASELGISVKTVETHMSKALSLLRQALRPMWIWVLMVSLVGF, encoded by the coding sequence ATGCCCCAGCCTTTATTTCAGCTATTGGATAAGTCTGACAACCCTATTCGCCCACTCAGGCCAACTGGTTCTACGAGTCTGGAAAATGATCCAGACTGGCCACTTCGACAAGTATTGGAAACCAATCCGTGGGAAGCTTGTGAAGTCTTATTCCGAAAATATTACGTCGCGTTATGCAGTCACGCCAGTCGGTTTGTCTATTCAAAAGAAGCGGCCGAAGATATTGTTTCCGAAGTCTTCTATCAGTTCTACAAAGAAGAATCGTACAAGACGGTTACCATCTCCTACAAAGCGTATCTGATGCAGGCGGTCCGCTACCGGGCCTACGATTATGTGCGGTGGGAACTCAGCAAGTCCCGACGCGGAACAGCCGTCGATTCGGTCAACATTACTGACCAACAGCCCTCCCCGTCGGAGATTGTTCAGTACGATGAGCTGTATCAACGCATTGAACAAACCATTGATCAGCTTCCCCAGCAAACAAAGCGTGTATTTATACTAAGCCGGTTTGAAGGCCGGAAATACCAGGAGATTGCCAGTGAACTCGGGATCAGTGTAAAAACGGTAGAAACGCACATGAGCAAAGCCCTATCGCTCCTTCGCCAGGCGCTTCGTCCCATGTGGATCTGGGTATTGATGGTCAGTTTAGTTGGATTCTGA
- a CDS encoding Fic family protein, producing MAFVLTPLPPKVDLETRLVLRKVAAAHRYLAELKGVAATIPNESILINTLALQEAKDSSAVENIITTHDDLFRAELFTDTSASPATKEVQRYASALKKGFALVRQQKLLTLRHIIAIQQELEQNNAGFRRLPGTTLRNGQTGEVVYTPPQEAGQIESLMANLERFINDDTVLDADPLVKMAVVHYQFESIHPFYDGNGRTGRIINMLYLVQQELLHLPILYMSRYIIQHKSGYYERLQAVREQQDWEGWVLYMLDGVEQTARQTIVLVQTIRDLMQQYKHMLRQRLPKLYSQDLLNNLFRHPYTKIDFLMDDLHVTRLTATRYLDLLTEQGFVHKQKIGRSNYYVNQPLMKLFVEVGNTLPNAPIPLIRTSS from the coding sequence ATGGCATTCGTTTTAACGCCTCTACCACCCAAGGTTGATCTAGAAACCCGCCTGGTGCTACGCAAAGTAGCTGCCGCACATCGGTATCTGGCAGAGCTCAAAGGTGTGGCGGCTACGATTCCCAATGAATCGATCCTGATCAATACCCTAGCCCTACAGGAAGCCAAAGATTCCTCGGCGGTTGAAAACATTATCACTACGCATGACGATCTGTTTAGAGCAGAACTCTTTACAGATACCTCTGCCAGTCCGGCAACCAAAGAAGTACAACGCTACGCCAGTGCCCTAAAAAAAGGATTTGCCTTGGTGCGGCAACAAAAGCTTCTTACCCTACGACACATCATCGCTATTCAGCAAGAATTAGAGCAGAATAATGCTGGCTTTCGACGTTTACCTGGCACTACGCTCCGCAATGGACAAACTGGAGAGGTGGTGTATACGCCCCCGCAGGAAGCTGGTCAGATTGAAAGCCTGATGGCAAACCTCGAACGGTTTATCAACGACGATACGGTGCTTGATGCCGACCCCCTGGTAAAAATGGCCGTCGTGCATTACCAGTTTGAAAGCATCCATCCCTTCTACGACGGCAACGGGCGTACGGGCCGGATCATTAACATGCTGTATTTAGTACAGCAAGAGTTGCTTCATTTGCCGATCCTCTACATGAGCCGCTATATTATTCAGCATAAGAGCGGATACTACGAGCGACTACAGGCCGTACGCGAGCAACAGGACTGGGAAGGCTGGGTACTGTATATGCTGGATGGGGTAGAACAAACGGCCCGGCAAACGATTGTGCTGGTACAGACTATTCGTGATCTGATGCAACAGTATAAGCATATGCTGCGGCAACGGCTGCCCAAGCTCTATAGTCAGGACTTGCTCAACAACTTGTTTCGACACCCGTACACCAAGATTGATTTTCTGATGGACGATTTGCACGTAACGCGCCTGACAGCCACCCGCTATCTGGACTTATTGACCGAGCAGGGCTTTGTGCATAAACAGAAAATCGGGCGTAGTAATTATTACGTCAATCAACCACTGATGAAGCTGTTTGTAGAAGTAGGCAATACCCTACCCAATGCGCCTATTCCATTGATTCGGACAAGCTCATAG
- a CDS encoding cupin domain-containing protein yields the protein MYPKCVNYPTLEPGDSIDLPPNSLHTFTNAGDGPCRWLNVHSPKGFLTFFETFGVDSNQEDAFQKSVDGQLIADVLRQAASYDMHIQLPQ from the coding sequence ATATACCCTAAATGTGTTAACTACCCCACTCTAGAACCTGGCGACTCGATTGACTTACCGCCTAACAGTTTGCATACATTTACCAATGCAGGGGATGGGCCTTGCCGCTGGCTGAACGTACATAGCCCGAAGGGGTTTTTAACCTTTTTTGAAACGTTTGGCGTAGATTCTAATCAGGAAGATGCCTTCCAGAAATCGGTGGATGGCCAGCTCATTGCCGATGTCCTGCGGCAAGCAGCCAGTTATGATATGCATATTCAACTTCCCCAGTAG